From a single Micromonospora carbonacea genomic region:
- a CDS encoding BMP family ABC transporter substrate-binding protein: protein MTLRTAKGPAAVLAGALAFALVGCASNDASAPSAGGTASGGTTQAGQPDVNGDGKVVIGVLSPGDINDNGYYESFVIGAEKFATSKGWQVIKRGSVPATEALGAARALCQQGVDMVALGASELKDAIPASEEPVCAKTAWYVPSSENVPQTPRTVISSDDPNQSMLAAGYATGLLMEQKKATKAGFVTGMEADFSVNAAKAFKAGIRMVVPKAELVTTYTGDFNDSAKAREAVQAQLSQGVKVIYPYLGGATDAAAKLAADGGAITLTPGTDRCDSTDPRFDVSVIFDPGAYFAAALELFAKGEMQLGTTKVWHLGKDAYPTVKICSPTAEQTQKMDAFIADVGADKIDTKAEVAKLGS from the coding sequence ATGACACTTCGTACCGCGAAGGGCCCGGCGGCGGTGCTCGCCGGAGCCCTGGCGTTCGCGCTGGTCGGCTGCGCGAGCAACGACGCGTCCGCGCCCTCGGCGGGGGGAACCGCCAGCGGCGGGACCACCCAGGCCGGGCAGCCCGACGTCAACGGCGACGGCAAGGTCGTCATCGGGGTGCTCAGCCCCGGCGACATCAACGACAACGGCTACTACGAGAGCTTCGTCATCGGTGCCGAGAAGTTCGCCACCAGCAAGGGCTGGCAGGTCATCAAGCGCGGCAGCGTCCCGGCCACCGAGGCGCTCGGCGCCGCGCGGGCGCTGTGCCAGCAGGGCGTGGACATGGTCGCCCTCGGCGCGTCCGAGCTCAAGGACGCCATCCCCGCCTCCGAGGAGCCGGTCTGCGCGAAGACCGCCTGGTACGTGCCGTCGTCGGAGAACGTCCCGCAGACCCCGCGCACCGTCATCTCCAGCGACGACCCCAACCAGAGCATGCTGGCCGCCGGCTACGCCACCGGCCTGCTGATGGAGCAGAAGAAGGCCACCAAGGCCGGCTTCGTCACCGGCATGGAGGCCGACTTCTCCGTCAACGCCGCCAAGGCGTTCAAGGCCGGCATCCGCATGGTCGTGCCGAAGGCCGAGCTGGTCACCACCTACACCGGTGACTTCAACGACTCGGCCAAGGCCCGGGAGGCCGTGCAGGCGCAGCTCAGCCAGGGCGTGAAGGTCATCTACCCGTACCTGGGCGGGGCCACCGACGCCGCCGCCAAGCTCGCCGCCGACGGCGGGGCCATCACCCTGACCCCCGGCACCGACCGCTGCGACTCGACCGACCCGCGCTTCGACGTCTCGGTCATCTTCGACCCGGGCGCGTACTTCGCCGCCGCCCTGGAGCTGTTCGCCAAGGGCGAGATGCAGCTCGGCACCACCAAGGTGTGGCACCTCGGCAAGGACGCGTACCCGACGGTCAAGATCTGCTCCCCCACCGCCGAGCAGACCCAGAAGATGGACGCCTTCATCGCCGACGTGGGCGCCGACAAGATCGACACCAAGGCGGAAGTCGCCAAGCTCGGCTCCTGA
- a CDS encoding amidohydrolase family protein, with protein MTGGPPVPPAAPRPADLLIVDAEIVTMAPGREVVTGGAIAVVAGRIAALGPADALRAAYPGSPELDAAGCVVVPGLVNAHQHTTADPLVRSSIPDDVPAQQAIYDWIVPLHAAVTGDDDELSATLTAVEALSYGVTTLLEPGTVAHPLRVARGLRAAGIRARVGGWGWDTPGAPYALPAAEALAAQADTVAALAGDDLVTGWITLLGHDLVSDELFTGAAALAERLDVPMTWHISPGPDDVAAYAAAGRARPVLHLRDLGVLGPRLLLGHAVWLDDAELAALVDSGTAVAACPGAYLRLGQGVSRAGRHTELRRAGGRLALGCDSHNAGDTPDVWRAARLFAGLERDRGTPDPLRADEVFALATVDGADAVGLGRLTGSIEVGKAADLVVLDTRTISWAPRGDLATQLVWGAAGHTVRDVLVDGRLVVRDRRVTTVDVDALREEATARRAALLRRAGIDIPHRWPTVPATEHCARPAEPAAAAPPL; from the coding sequence GTGACCGGCGGCCCGCCGGTGCCCCCGGCCGCCCCCCGCCCCGCCGACCTGCTGATCGTCGACGCCGAGATCGTCACCATGGCCCCCGGCCGCGAGGTGGTCACCGGCGGCGCGATCGCGGTCGTCGCCGGCCGGATCGCCGCGCTCGGCCCCGCCGACGCGCTGCGCGCCGCGTACCCGGGCAGCCCGGAGCTCGACGCCGCCGGCTGCGTGGTCGTGCCCGGCCTGGTCAACGCGCACCAGCACACCACCGCCGACCCCCTCGTGCGCAGCAGCATCCCCGACGACGTCCCCGCCCAGCAGGCCATCTACGACTGGATCGTGCCGCTGCACGCCGCCGTCACCGGCGACGACGACGAGCTGTCGGCCACCCTCACCGCCGTCGAGGCGCTCAGCTACGGCGTCACCACGCTGCTGGAGCCCGGCACCGTGGCCCACCCGCTGCGGGTCGCCCGGGGGCTGCGCGCCGCCGGCATCCGCGCCCGCGTCGGCGGCTGGGGCTGGGACACCCCCGGCGCGCCCTACGCGCTGCCCGCCGCCGAGGCCCTCGCCGCCCAGGCCGACACGGTCGCCGCGCTCGCCGGCGACGACCTCGTCACCGGCTGGATCACCCTGCTCGGGCACGACCTGGTCAGCGACGAGCTGTTCACCGGCGCCGCCGCGCTGGCCGAGCGCCTCGACGTGCCGATGACCTGGCACATCTCGCCCGGCCCGGACGACGTCGCCGCGTACGCGGCCGCCGGCCGCGCCCGGCCCGTGCTGCACCTGCGCGACCTCGGCGTGCTCGGCCCCCGGCTGCTGCTCGGCCACGCCGTCTGGCTCGACGACGCCGAGCTCGCCGCGCTCGTCGACTCCGGCACCGCCGTCGCCGCCTGCCCCGGCGCGTACCTGCGCCTCGGGCAGGGCGTCAGCCGTGCCGGCCGGCACACCGAGCTGCGCCGCGCCGGCGGCCGGCTCGCGCTGGGCTGCGACTCGCACAACGCGGGGGACACCCCCGACGTGTGGCGCGCCGCCCGGCTCTTCGCCGGCCTGGAGCGGGACCGGGGCACGCCCGACCCGCTGCGCGCCGACGAGGTGTTCGCCCTGGCCACCGTCGACGGCGCGGACGCCGTCGGGCTGGGGCGGCTGACCGGCTCTATCGAGGTCGGCAAGGCCGCCGACCTGGTCGTGCTGGACACCCGGACCATCTCCTGGGCCCCGCGCGGCGACCTGGCCACCCAGCTCGTCTGGGGCGCGGCCGGGCACACCGTCCGCGACGTCCTGGTCGACGGTCGGCTGGTGGTCCGCGACCGGCGGGTCACCACCGTCGACGTCGACGCCCTGCGCGAGGAGGCCACCGCACGCCGGGCCGCCCTGCTGCGCCGGGCCGGCATCGACATCCCCCATCGCTGGCCGACCGTGCCCGCGACCGAACACTGCGCGCGCCCGGCCGAGCCGGCCGCCGCAGCGCCCCCACTGTGA
- a CDS encoding ABC transporter ATP-binding protein, whose product MNVDDQLTPALTLRGVSKRYGPVVACDAVDLAVRPGEIHGLLGENGAGKSTLMKILLGLVHRDTGTILRGTEPIEIDSPQVAADLGLGMVHQHFSLIEPLTVWENVILGDTGRVDRAAACAQVEQVAKRYGLPIDPLARVDRLSAGERQRVELIKCLRRDPSVLILDEPTSVLTQAESAELFTVLRRVVQAENRAVILISHKLAEIMAATDRVTVLRRGAVAFHGTTADTTAQELARQMVGRDVSLRAEGAALGLLPVEPQGPAGAPPPAAPAGADPAAGPATPAALRLRGVTLRVGGLPVLDDLHLDVAPGEIVGLYGVEGNGQATLGELLSGLLVPDDGAVEVGGRPVDLARPGALHDAGLGIVPEDRHHSGVVLDMSVAENLVMKSLAGVCTRGVLSRRRMHRIARRQMAEFNIVAPSPDTPLRSLSGGNQQRVVLARELSAGPKALVAAQPTHGLDVGAIEDMYVRLRQAAAEGVAVLLISTELEEVMALADRIAVISSGRIVGVLPTAEATAERLGMLVGGVAH is encoded by the coding sequence GTGAACGTTGACGACCAGCTGACGCCGGCTCTCACCCTGCGCGGGGTCAGCAAGCGTTACGGTCCGGTTGTCGCCTGCGACGCCGTGGATCTCGCCGTACGGCCCGGCGAGATCCACGGCCTCCTCGGCGAGAACGGGGCCGGGAAGTCGACCCTGATGAAGATCCTGCTCGGGCTGGTGCACCGGGACACCGGCACCATCCTGCGCGGCACCGAACCGATCGAGATCGACAGCCCGCAGGTCGCCGCCGACCTCGGGCTGGGCATGGTCCACCAGCACTTCAGCCTGATCGAGCCGCTCACCGTCTGGGAGAACGTCATCCTCGGCGACACCGGGCGGGTCGACCGGGCGGCGGCCTGCGCCCAGGTCGAGCAGGTCGCCAAGCGCTACGGGCTGCCGATCGACCCGCTCGCCCGGGTCGACCGGCTCTCCGCCGGGGAACGGCAGCGCGTCGAGCTGATCAAGTGCCTGCGGCGCGACCCGTCCGTGCTGATCCTCGACGAGCCGACCTCCGTGCTCACCCAGGCCGAGTCGGCCGAGCTGTTCACGGTGCTGCGCCGGGTCGTGCAGGCCGAGAACCGCGCCGTCATCCTGATCAGCCACAAGCTCGCCGAGATCATGGCCGCCACCGACCGGGTCACCGTGCTGCGGCGCGGCGCGGTGGCGTTCCACGGCACGACGGCGGACACCACCGCCCAGGAGCTCGCCCGGCAGATGGTCGGCCGCGACGTGTCGCTGCGCGCCGAGGGCGCGGCCCTGGGCCTGCTGCCCGTCGAGCCCCAGGGTCCGGCCGGCGCGCCGCCCCCCGCCGCCCCCGCCGGGGCGGACCCGGCGGCGGGCCCCGCCACGCCGGCCGCGCTGCGGCTGCGCGGGGTGACCCTGCGCGTCGGCGGCCTGCCCGTCCTCGACGACCTGCACCTCGACGTCGCCCCCGGCGAGATCGTCGGCCTCTATGGCGTCGAGGGCAACGGCCAGGCCACCCTCGGCGAGCTGCTGTCCGGGCTGCTGGTCCCCGACGACGGCGCCGTCGAGGTCGGCGGCCGCCCCGTCGACCTGGCCCGGCCGGGCGCGCTGCACGACGCCGGGCTCGGCATCGTCCCCGAGGACCGGCACCACTCCGGGGTGGTCCTCGACATGAGCGTGGCGGAGAACCTCGTCATGAAGTCCCTCGCCGGGGTCTGCACGCGCGGGGTGCTCAGCCGGCGACGGATGCACCGCATCGCCCGGCGGCAGATGGCCGAGTTCAACATCGTGGCCCCCTCGCCGGACACCCCGCTGCGCAGCCTCTCCGGCGGCAACCAGCAGCGGGTGGTGCTGGCCCGGGAGCTGTCCGCCGGACCGAAGGCGCTGGTCGCCGCCCAGCCCACCCACGGGCTCGACGTCGGCGCGATCGAAGACATGTACGTGCGGCTGCGGCAGGCCGCCGCGGAAGGAGTGGCCGTGTTGCTGATCTCCACCGAGCTGGAGGAGGTGATGGCCCTGGCCGACCGGATCGCGGTGATCTCCTCCGGCCGGATCGTCGGGGTCCTCCCCACCGCCGAGGCCACCGCGGAGCGCCTCGGCATGCTGGTCGGCGGGGTGGCGCACTGA
- a CDS encoding alcohol dehydrogenase catalytic domain-containing protein — protein MVQTGFGGPEVVRLRHLPDPEPGPTEAVIRVHAAALNHLDLLQRKGPGLLPGFRLPHVAGMDVAGQVVAVGSDVTTVRPGDRVLVDPTVGCGACPACAGGQPGYCPRLAVVGGNRPGGFAEYVAVPAAVVHPVPAHVDLADAAALPTAWSLAWHAVHRVGAVRPREWVLVQAGASAVSIAAIQLARRAGARVLAVARTEAKRAVAADLGADVLDLDERTVAEVRERTGGHGVDLVVDHVGTATWPVSLASLRTGGRLVLLGNTSGDQVTFSLADVYHRGLRLLGAGAYAPADFAAMLDAFYTGGLRVVRATEYPLADLPEAYARQESRDLVGKILVRP, from the coding sequence ATGGTCCAGACGGGGTTCGGTGGCCCGGAGGTGGTGCGACTGCGCCACCTGCCCGACCCCGAGCCCGGCCCGACCGAGGCCGTGATCCGGGTGCACGCCGCCGCGCTCAACCACCTCGACCTGCTCCAGCGCAAGGGCCCGGGCCTGCTGCCCGGCTTCCGCCTGCCCCACGTCGCCGGCATGGACGTCGCCGGCCAGGTCGTCGCCGTCGGTTCCGACGTCACTACGGTACGCCCCGGCGACCGGGTGCTCGTGGACCCGACCGTCGGCTGCGGCGCCTGCCCGGCCTGCGCCGGCGGCCAGCCCGGCTACTGTCCCCGGCTCGCGGTCGTCGGCGGCAACCGCCCCGGCGGCTTCGCCGAGTACGTCGCCGTCCCCGCCGCCGTCGTGCACCCGGTGCCCGCGCACGTCGACCTCGCCGACGCCGCCGCGCTGCCCACCGCCTGGAGCCTCGCCTGGCACGCCGTGCACCGCGTCGGGGCCGTCCGCCCGAGGGAGTGGGTGCTGGTGCAGGCCGGCGCGAGCGCCGTCAGCATCGCCGCCATCCAGCTCGCCCGCCGGGCCGGCGCGCGGGTGCTCGCCGTGGCCCGCACCGAGGCCAAGCGGGCCGTCGCCGCCGACCTCGGCGCCGACGTGCTCGACCTCGACGAGCGGACCGTCGCCGAGGTGCGTGAGCGCACCGGCGGCCACGGCGTCGACCTCGTCGTCGACCACGTCGGCACCGCCACCTGGCCGGTCTCCCTGGCCAGCCTGCGCACCGGCGGCCGGCTGGTGCTGCTCGGCAACACCAGCGGCGACCAGGTGACCTTCTCCCTGGCCGACGTCTACCACCGGGGGCTGCGGCTGCTCGGCGCGGGCGCGTACGCACCGGCCGACTTCGCCGCCATGCTCGACGCCTTCTACACCGGTGGGCTGCGGGTGGTGCGGGCCACCGAGTACCCGCTGGCCGACCTGCCCGAGGCGTACGCCCGGCAGGAGTCCCGCGACCTCGTCGGCAAGATCCTGGTGCGGCCGTGA
- a CDS encoding aldehyde dehydrogenase family protein — protein MADLDIPPARQLIDGAWVAAADQGELPVLDPATREPIQPVARARAADVDAAVAAARRAFPAWAATSPTERGAILRRWADLILAHVDDLADHEARDVGKPRSGGRLNMYIAHGIVDYFAGAADKLTGVTLPTRTPDYFGYTRPEPYGVCAVIIPWNVPAVLTAANVAPALAAGNTVVLKPSEVAPLAPFALAELARRAGLPPGVLNVVTGLGPEAGTALTGHRDVDHISFVGSTVTGRAVMRAAAENLVPVKLELGGKSPNVVFADADLDVAIPAIVTSITENAGQNCYAGSRLLVEESIRAEVVERVAAGMAAVRTGPWDQDLDMGPLVSQAQYDRVRGFLAEAPTAGARLVTGGESAGGRYGDGWFVAPTVFDGVDPGMRLAREEIFGPVLAVQGFRGVDEAVALVNDTEFGLLTCIWTSDVSRALRVAADARSGQVAVNQFHDAGVIGFPFNMQKESGFSRGGGYAALREYTQEKAVAVRLLDRPSA, from the coding sequence ATGGCTGACCTGGACATTCCCCCCGCCCGCCAGCTCATCGACGGCGCCTGGGTCGCCGCCGCCGACCAGGGCGAGCTGCCGGTGCTCGATCCCGCGACCCGCGAGCCCATCCAGCCGGTGGCGCGGGCCCGGGCGGCCGACGTCGACGCTGCCGTCGCGGCGGCCCGCCGGGCCTTCCCCGCCTGGGCGGCGACCTCGCCCACCGAGCGCGGGGCGATCCTGCGCCGCTGGGCCGACCTGATCCTCGCCCACGTCGACGACCTCGCCGACCACGAGGCCCGCGACGTGGGCAAGCCCCGCTCCGGCGGGCGTCTCAACATGTACATCGCGCACGGCATCGTCGACTACTTCGCCGGCGCGGCCGACAAGCTCACCGGCGTCACCCTGCCCACCCGCACGCCGGACTACTTCGGCTACACCCGCCCCGAACCGTACGGGGTGTGCGCCGTGATCATCCCGTGGAACGTGCCCGCCGTGCTCACCGCGGCCAACGTCGCCCCGGCCCTCGCCGCCGGCAACACCGTCGTGCTCAAGCCCTCCGAGGTCGCGCCCCTGGCCCCGTTCGCCCTGGCCGAGCTGGCCCGCCGGGCCGGCCTGCCGCCGGGCGTGCTCAACGTCGTCACCGGCCTCGGCCCCGAGGCGGGCACCGCGCTCACCGGGCACCGCGACGTCGACCACATCAGCTTCGTCGGGTCCACGGTGACCGGCCGCGCCGTCATGCGGGCCGCCGCCGAGAACCTCGTCCCCGTGAAGCTGGAGCTGGGCGGCAAGTCCCCGAACGTCGTCTTCGCCGACGCCGACCTGGACGTGGCGATCCCGGCGATCGTCACCTCGATCACCGAGAACGCGGGGCAGAACTGCTACGCCGGGTCCCGGCTGCTGGTCGAGGAGTCGATCCGCGCCGAGGTGGTGGAGCGGGTCGCCGCCGGCATGGCGGCCGTGCGCACCGGCCCCTGGGACCAGGACCTGGACATGGGGCCGCTGGTCAGCCAGGCCCAGTACGACCGGGTGCGCGGCTTCCTGGCCGAGGCCCCGACCGCCGGGGCCCGGCTGGTCACCGGCGGCGAGTCGGCCGGCGGACGGTACGGCGACGGCTGGTTCGTCGCGCCGACCGTCTTCGACGGGGTCGACCCCGGCATGCGGCTGGCCCGCGAGGAGATCTTCGGCCCGGTGCTGGCCGTGCAGGGCTTCCGGGGCGTCGACGAGGCCGTCGCGCTGGTCAACGACACCGAGTTCGGGCTGCTGACCTGCATCTGGACCAGCGACGTGTCCCGGGCGCTGCGGGTCGCCGCCGACGCGCGCAGCGGCCAGGTGGCGGTCAACCAGTTCCACGACGCCGGGGTGATCGGCTTCCCGTTCAACATGCAGAAGGAGAGCGGGTTCAGCCGGGGCGGCGGCTACGCCGCGCTGCGCGAGTACACCCAGGAGAAGGCCGTGGCGGTCCGGCTGCTCGATCGCCCATCGGCGTGA
- a CDS encoding NAD(P)-dependent alcohol dehydrogenase: MRITAAVLEKAGAPFTLQQLDLAEPGPDEVLVRVDSVGVCGTDLEFSTFFPTPAVLGHEGSGVVEQVGARVTGVAVGDHVAMSFASCGECPLCLGGNPAYCRRFDAVNFTGRRPDGSSALSRDGAPVNGHFLGQSSFASHVVAPARAVVPVAKEIDLRVVGPFGCGFGTGAGAVLNVLRPEVGSSLVVFGAGAVGVAAILAARAAGCAVVAAVDVNAGKLDTARLLGATHGVHSAAGDPRELLAAIAPHGFDVAIDTTGREDVLRTAVEVLGPLGRCGVIGVGPSERMSFDWRSILNGRTVTGIIGGNSLPQVFLPKLIDLHTAGRFPVDRLITYFPFEQINEAVAAVRAGEVGKAVLTF, encoded by the coding sequence GTGCGGATCACTGCGGCGGTGCTGGAGAAGGCGGGAGCGCCGTTCACCCTCCAGCAGCTCGACCTCGCCGAGCCGGGGCCGGACGAGGTGCTGGTGCGGGTGGACAGCGTCGGCGTCTGCGGCACGGACCTGGAGTTCTCCACCTTCTTCCCCACCCCGGCGGTCCTCGGCCACGAGGGCAGCGGCGTGGTGGAGCAGGTGGGCGCGCGGGTCACCGGCGTCGCCGTCGGGGACCACGTGGCCATGAGCTTCGCCTCCTGCGGCGAGTGCCCGCTCTGCCTCGGCGGAAACCCGGCGTACTGCCGCCGGTTCGACGCCGTGAACTTCACCGGGCGGCGGCCGGACGGCAGCTCGGCGCTGTCCCGCGACGGCGCGCCCGTCAACGGCCACTTCCTCGGCCAGTCGTCCTTCGCCAGCCACGTGGTCGCCCCGGCCCGCGCCGTGGTGCCCGTCGCCAAGGAGATCGACCTGCGGGTCGTCGGCCCGTTCGGCTGCGGCTTCGGCACCGGCGCCGGCGCGGTGCTCAACGTGCTGCGCCCGGAGGTCGGATCGTCCCTGGTCGTCTTCGGCGCGGGGGCGGTGGGCGTCGCGGCGATCCTGGCCGCCCGCGCGGCCGGCTGCGCCGTGGTGGCCGCCGTGGACGTCAACGCCGGCAAGCTGGACACCGCGCGGCTGCTCGGCGCGACCCACGGGGTGCACTCGGCCGCCGGGGACCCGCGCGAGCTGCTGGCGGCGATCGCCCCGCACGGCTTCGACGTCGCGATCGACACCACCGGCCGGGAGGACGTGCTGCGCACGGCGGTGGAGGTCCTCGGCCCGCTGGGCCGCTGCGGCGTCATCGGCGTCGGGCCGAGCGAGCGGATGAGCTTCGACTGGCGCAGCATCCTCAACGGCCGCACCGTCACCGGCATCATCGGCGGCAACAGCCTGCCGCAGGTCTTCCTGCCGAAGCTGATCGACCTGCACACCGCCGGCCGCTTCCCGGTGGACCGGCTGATCACCTACTTCCCGTTCGAGCAGATCAACGAGGCGGTGGCGGCGGTACGCGCCGGCGAGGTCGGCAAGGCGGTCCTGACCTTCTGA
- a CDS encoding PucR family transcriptional regulator, whose protein sequence is MTRPNELPAARARLSVATGPPPAAFAQALAELAFGGAGWPGLLAALAERVGAACRLVSESGELLAASDGAAGDARDADPGDVRRALTGSRAGGGPVAGVVAGRVRCADGWTGRAVPVGAGQRRLGALLVAEPVTAGQLDLARAATTALLIDAVRRESPPPPALADAAAVLRALRAGVRPPGAGEPPGPGDVADPRGFTEADLLRAGAAHGWRLDLPHAVAGIGYTGAQPRRWASALSWLDRPVLAEGRRAWTLLHGDDVEREATRLRARLDQIVGAGQVRVASGALVSGAARTAVSFRDADRLLRLLLRQPDAPPELPFGRAGLHQVLLAVPDERLRWFVQRHLGPIAHRDDLLRTLDCWLATGGSRQAVSERLHLHRNSVGYRVGLIKRLLGVDPLAPDTATVLRTALAARELLAASDPG, encoded by the coding sequence GTGACCCGGCCGAACGAGCTCCCGGCGGCCCGGGCGCGGCTCAGCGTCGCGACCGGGCCGCCGCCGGCCGCGTTCGCCCAGGCCCTCGCCGAGCTGGCCTTCGGCGGGGCCGGCTGGCCCGGCCTGCTGGCCGCGCTCGCGGAGCGCGTCGGCGCGGCCTGCCGGCTGGTCTCCGAGTCCGGGGAGCTGCTGGCCGCCAGCGACGGCGCGGCCGGCGACGCCCGCGACGCCGACCCCGGCGACGTGCGCCGGGCGCTGACCGGCTCCCGGGCCGGCGGCGGGCCGGTGGCGGGCGTGGTCGCGGGCCGGGTCCGCTGCGCCGACGGGTGGACCGGCCGCGCCGTGCCGGTCGGCGCGGGACAGCGCCGGCTCGGCGCGCTGCTGGTGGCCGAGCCGGTCACCGCCGGGCAGCTCGACCTGGCCCGGGCCGCGACCACCGCGCTGCTGATCGACGCCGTACGCCGCGAGTCGCCCCCGCCGCCCGCCCTCGCCGACGCCGCGGCCGTGCTGCGGGCGCTGCGCGCCGGCGTCCGCCCGCCCGGGGCCGGCGAGCCGCCCGGTCCCGGCGACGTCGCCGACCCGCGCGGGTTCACCGAGGCCGACCTGCTGCGGGCCGGCGCGGCCCACGGCTGGCGGCTGGACCTGCCGCACGCGGTCGCCGGGATCGGCTACACCGGGGCCCAGCCGCGGCGCTGGGCGTCGGCGCTTAGCTGGCTGGACCGGCCCGTGCTCGCCGAGGGGCGGCGGGCCTGGACCCTGCTGCACGGCGACGACGTCGAGCGCGAGGCGACCCGGCTGCGGGCCCGGCTGGACCAGATCGTCGGCGCGGGGCAGGTGCGGGTGGCCAGCGGCGCGCTGGTCAGCGGGGCCGCCCGGACGGCGGTGTCGTTCCGCGACGCCGACCGCCTGCTGCGCCTGCTGCTGCGGCAGCCGGACGCGCCGCCGGAGCTGCCCTTCGGCCGGGCCGGGCTGCACCAGGTCCTGCTGGCCGTGCCCGACGAGCGGCTGCGCTGGTTCGTCCAGCGGCACCTGGGGCCGATCGCGCACCGCGACGACCTGCTGCGCACCCTGGACTGCTGGCTGGCCACCGGGGGCAGCCGGCAGGCCGTCAGCGAGCGCCTGCACCTGCACCGCAACTCGGTGGGCTACCGGGTGGGGCTGATCAAGCGGCTGCTCGGGGTCGACCCGCTCGCCCCCGACACGGCGACGGTGCTGCGCACCGCGCTCGCCGCGCGGGAGCTGCTGGCCGCGTCCGACCCGGGCTGA